DNA from Planctomycetota bacterium:
CGGCTACCGCCTCATCGAGCACTGGCAGTGGCCCTACACCAACTACCGCTCCTGCATCCTCGGCAAGCGCCTCCGCTAGCACCGTCCCCGCATCCGACGCACGCGCCGGGCGAACCCACCGCCATGCTCCACCTCCTCGCCGCGGCGGCGTCCCTCGTCCTGCTCCTCTCCCCCGCCATCGCCCAACCCCCGGACCCGCCCATCCCCGCGGCCGGCGACGACATCGCCCTCGCCCGCCGCGCACTCGAGACCATCCACCCCGGCTACGACCGCTACACGCCCCGCGCCGCGCTCGACGAGGCGTGGGACCGCCTCGCCCGCGAGGCGTCGCAGGGCATGAACGAGCGCGCCCTCTACACCCGCCTCTCCGAGATCACCGCCCTCATCCGCTGCAGCCACACCAAGGTCGAGCCGTCCGCGCCGTGGGCCGCCTGGCGCGCCGACGCACCCTCCTACCTCCCGCTGCGCCTCGGAACGTCCGCGGGCGCCACCGTCGTGCTCGCCAGCGCCACGCCCGACATCCGCCCGGGAGACGAGATCCGCTCGATCGACGGCGTGCCCAGCGTCACGCTCATGGGCCGCCTCGTCTCGCTCGTGCCCGCCGACGGCTTCACCGACGAGTCCCGCTGGTTCGCGCTCGGGGGCATGAGCGACCTCGACGACTGCGAGTTCGACCACTTCGCGCCCTTCGTGCAGCCGATCGCCAACCCGGCCCGCATCGAAGTCCGCGCGCCGTCCGAGAGCGTGTCGCGCCTCGTCGACGTCCCGCTCGTGACGCGCGCCCGGCGCGCCGAACTCCTCGGCCCCCCGGCCCCCGCCAACCTCGACGAGGCCGTCTCCCTCTCCTTCCCCGCGCCCGGCGTCGGCCTGCTCCGCATCGGCACCTTCGTCGCCTACCGCAAGAACATCGCGCCCGCCGACATCTACCGCCCGCTCTTCGAACGCCTCCGCGACGAGCACGCCCGCACGCTCATCATCGACCTCCGCGACAACGGCGGCGGGAGCGACTCGGCCGCCATCGACCTCCTGCGCTTCCTCCTCGCCGAGCCCCTCACCATCTCCGGCAAGGCCTGGGTCCGCACCTACCGCTTCGGCGACCTCACCGACCGCCTCGAAACCTGGGACCGCTCCGTCCTCTCCCTCCCCGACCAAGCGTTCACGCCCCTCGACAACGGCTACTTCCAGCTCAACGCCCAGCCCGAGTCGTTCGACCCGCTGCTCCCCACCTTCACGGGCCGCGTCATCGCGCTCTGCGGCCCCGCCAACCAGTCCGGCGCCACCCTCTGCCTCGCCGGCCTGCGCGACCGACGCAACGCCACCCTCATCGGCGAGCCCACCGGCGGCTCCGTCGAAGGCCCCACCGCCGGCGTCATCCTCTTCCTCCCCCTCCCTCACAGCGGGTTCAAGCTCCGCATCCCCGCCATCCGCTCCGTCACCGGCCTGCCCGCCACCCCGGGACGCGGCATCGACCCCGACATCACCGTGAACACCACCGCGCGCGACCTCGTCGCCAAGCGCGACCCCGTGCTCGACGCCGCCCTCCGCGAAGCCGCCCGCCCGCAACCCTGAGCACCGCGAGCGCGCCCCCCGCCCGCCCGCACCCCGCCCGCCCGCAACAATCGCCCCATGCGGGCCGTCGTGCAGCGTGTGCTCTCCGCCAGCGTCACCGTCGAGAGCGCCGTCGTCTCGTCGATCGATCACGGGCTGCTGGTGCTCGTGGGGCTCGACATCGCCGACACCGAGCACGACGCCGCGTGGCTCGCCGAAAAGCTCGCGCACGTGCGGATCTTCGAAGACGCCGAGGGCAAGATGAACCGCTCGGTGCTCGACGTTGCCGGCGCCGTCCTGCTGGTGCCGAACTTCACGCTGGCGGGCGACGCGCGCAAGGGCCGCCGCCCGTCGTTCGACCGCGCGATGCGCCCCGAGCACGCCGAGCCGCTCTTCGCGCGCCTCGCCGACCTCGTGCGCGCCCGGGGCGTGCGCGTGCAGACGGGCGTCTTCCGGGCCGAGATGCGCGTCGCGCTCGTGAACGACGGCCCGGTCACCATCATCCTCGACAGCCCCGGCCCGCCCCCCGCCTGAACCCGCGCCGCTGCCCGCCCCATCACCCGACCACCCGCAGCAGCGCCCGGGCGGCGAGCCACTCGGGCACCAGCCCCGCCGCCATGTCGCGCACGCGGCACGCCAGCGGGTGCTCCCACTGCGAGAGCGCGCTCAGCCGGCGCGATTGCGCCGAGAGGCGCGCACACCGCGCCCGCCGCCGCCGCCCGTACCGCGTCAGCGCCGCGTCGAGGCGCTCGCGCGTCACCGGCCCGCCCGCGCCCGCCGCCCCGAGTTCCTCCGCCAGCACCACCGCGTCCTCGATCGCGGTGCACGCCCCTTGCGCAAGGTCGGGCGTCATCGGGTGGGCCGCGTCGCCCAGCAGCACCACGCGCCCGCGATGCCACACGCGGGGCACCGGGCGATCGCGGATCTGCGTCCGCACGGCCCGCTCCGGATCAGTCATCTCGAGCGCCCGCGCGATCGGCTCGTGCCACCCGCCGAAGACCCGGCGCAGCGTCGGGAGCGCATCCGCGTACCCGCCCTCGGGCGCGTCGCGCATCCCGGCGTACCAGTACACGTCCTCGCGCGAGATCTGGAACATCCCGAACCGCACGCCCGGCGCCCACGTCTCGAACGCCTCGCCCGCGCGCAGCCCCGCGTCATCGAGCGCGCACACGCCCCGCCAGAGCGCATACCCCGCGTCGCGGGGCGGCTCGTCGCCCGCGACGAACCCGCGGGCCACCGAGCGCAGCCCGTCCGCGCCGATCACCAGCTCCGCCGCGTGCTCGGCCCCGTCGGCGAACCGCGCGTGCGCGTGCGCGTCGTCGGTGCGCAGCCCCGTGCACCGTCGCCCCATGACGACCGCGCCGTCGTGCAACGCCCCGCGCAGCACGTCCTGCAGCGCCGCCCGGTGCACGCCGATCGTCGGCGCCCCGGCGCGCTCGCCCACGCCCTCGACCGGCGTGACCGAGATGACCGAGCCGTCCGCCCGCCGCACGCGCGACACCCGCAGGGGCCACCCGCGCGCCAGCACCGCCCCGTCGAGCCCGAGCGCCCGCAGGGCGCGCACGCCGTTGGGCCAGAGCGTGATCGCCGCCCCGGCCGCGCGGTACGCGCTCGCCCGCTCCATGACGCCCGCGCCGACGCCCCGCGCCCGCAGCGCGAGCGCCGCCGCCAGCCCCCCGATCCCGCCTCCCAGGATGAGCACGCGCATGCATCGCCGGGCGTGCGCCCGGGCGATGAGCCCGCGCCCGCGCCCCGCCTGAGCGGGGGCTCACGGGCGTCCTACCGGGCCTTGCTGTCGCCGCGTGCGAAGATGCTCGCGACGTAGTTGAGCACGTCGGTGGCGCTGGTCTCGTTGTACCCGAAGTTCTTGATGAGGCGCTGCTTCACCACGTCGATCTTCTTCTGCGTCTCGTCGTCCACGACGCTGCTCACCAGGTTCTTGAGCTTGATCGTGTCGCGCTGGTCCTCGAAGAGCTTGAGCTCGAGCGCGCGGTAGAGGCGCGCGTTCGTGTTGTACTCGAACTTCTTCCCGTCGAGCGCCAGCGCCCCGAGGTAGTTCATGATCTCCTGGCGGAAGTCGTCCTTGCGCCCCTCGGGGATGTCGATCTTCTCCTCGATCGAGCGCATGAGGCGTTCGTCCGGCTCGTCGTCGCGCCCCGTGTACTTGTTCTTCACGCGCTCCTTCTGCGTGTAGGCGCGCACGTTCTCGATGTAGTTCGCGCACAGGCGGCGGATCGCGTCCTCGTCCGCGCTGATCGCCCGCTGCACCTCGCCCTTGATGATGTCCTCGTACTCCTCCTTCACCACCGACAGCAACTCGCGGTAGCGCTTGCGCGTGTTCTCGTCGCTGATCAGCGAGTGGTGCGACAGCCCGTGCTCCAGCTCGTTCAGCACCATGAACGGGTTGATCCCCTTGTCCTCGAGCGCCTGCCGCCCCACCAGCGTGTTGCTGATCTTGTCCTGGATGTACCGGGGCGAGATCCCGTTCATCCCCTCGCGCACCGTCTCTTCCTGCAGCTCGCGCACGCTGTCCTCGGTGAAGCCCGGGATGCTCTTCCCGTTGTACAGCTTCAGCTTCTGCAGCAGCGTCAGCCCGGCCTTCTTGGGCTCCTCCAGGCGCGTCAGCACCGCCCACATCGCCGCCACCTCCAGCGTGTGCGGCGCGATGTGGATCCCCTTGATCCGCTGCGTCGAGAAGTCCTTCTCGTAGATCCGCACCTCGTCGTCCAGGCGGATGTTGTACGGCACGTCGATCTTGATCGTCCGGTCGCGGAACGCCTCCATCATCTCGTTGCTCTGCAGGCGCTTGTACTCCGGCTCGTTCGTGTGCCCCAGGATCACCTCGTCGATGCTCGTCTGCGCGAACTTCTTCGGCTTGATCGTGTGCTCCTGCGTCGCCCCCAGCAGGTCGTACAGGAACGCCACGTCCAGCTTCAGGATCTCGATGAACTCGCACACCCCGCGGTTCGCGATGTTCAGCTCCCCGTCGAAGTTGAACGCCCGCGGGTCGCTGTCGCTCCCGTAGATCGCGATCTTGCGGTAGTTGATGTCCCCCGTCAGCTCCGTGCTGTCCTGGTTCTTCTCGTCCTTGGGCTGGAACGTCCCGATCCCCACCCGGTCCTTCTCGCTCAGCACGATCCGGCGCACCCGCACGTGGTCCATCACCTTGCGCCAGTCGCCCTCGTAGAACGACATCAGGTCCTCGAACACCTTGCGGCAGAACGGGTCGGGCTCGCCCGTCAGGCGCAGCCGCCCCCCGTGGTGCACCGGGCGGTACGCCTCGTTCAGGCGCGCCAGCACGTCCTCGCGCGCCTCGCGCGGGATCAGCACCAGCGGGTCCTCGTGCATCGGGCACGGGAAGGCGTGCGTCTTCTGCGCCTCGCGCTGCCCCGCGCCGATCGGCGACACCTCGCACTGCTCGTTCAGCAGCCACGAGAACGAGTACAACGCCCCCTCGGGCGTCCGCGAGTAGTGCTCGATCCCCTTCTTCAGCAGACGCGCGATCGTGCTCTTGCTGCTCCCCACCGGGCCGTGCAGCAGCAGGATGCGCTTGTCCGTCCCGTACCCCTCCGCCGCCGAGCGCAGGCAGTCCACCAGCTGCATCAGCGCCGAATCAAGCCCGAAGATCGCGTCCGCGCCGTTGTCGAACGGGTCGGTGAAGAACGTGTACCGCACCACTTCCTTCTTGAACGCGCGGTACCGCTCGCTCCCGTGGCTCATGATCGCGTCGTACAGGCGCTGGTACGCGTTGCGCGCCACGCCCGGGTTCTGCGCGCACGTGTCCAGATATTCCCAGAACGTGCCCGTCCAGTGGTGATCCTGGAACTTGCGCCGGTCCAGGCGCGACTCCACCGCCGCCGCCAGGTCCCGGCCCGCCACCGGCACGCCCGCGCCGCCCGCGTCCCGTGCACCGCCGTCACGTCCCAGATTCGCGCGATATTCCTGCATGCTCCGGCACTCCCGTGCGAGCCCAAACGGGCTCCCGTGCGAGCCCCCAGGGGCTCCTGTGCGAGCCATCGATCCGTCGATCACGCACTTGTCACGATGCCCCGGGGTCCGGAACGCAGCCCCGAGAACCCGATCCGACCATGTCAAGTATCGGCCCGTTCACACCGCCGGGCCAGAGTCGTTCCGCCCCGACACGCCGAATACCCGACCCATGCTTGTACGCACGAACCCCCGATCCGGTTGTGGTTCCCGGTCCTGCTCACCCTCGCCCGACCCGCCGCCGATACTCCCTCACCCGCACCTCATGCAGCCGCACGCCGACTACATCATCCTGCTGGGGATCTGCGCCGTCGTCGCGGGCGCGGTGGTCCGCGCGCTCCCGCGCCCCCCCACCCGGCGCGTCCGCTTCGCCGCCGCCATTCTCCTCCTGCTCGTCTTCGCCGCCGGGTTCCCCCTCACCACCCGCGCCGGCCGGGTCGCGATGGATCAGATCCGGCGCGAGGTCAGCGGCTTCGCCCCCACCTACGCCCAGGAACTCGAACGCCTCGGCCACCACCGCCTCACCGACTCCACCCCGCCCGACGACCCCACCTACCTCGCCGTCATCGACGCGCAGGTCCGCTGGCTCCGCGCCAACCCCGGCGTCGCCGACATCTATACCTTCAAACGCCGCGCCGACCAGGTCATCTACTTCGCCGCCGATTCCGAGACCGACTACGACCGTGACGGGGTCCACCGCGGCCCGCGCGAGTCCCGCACCCCCGTCGGCGAGGTCTTCCCCGAGGCCGAAGACACCCTCCGCCGCGCCTTCGAGGGTGAGTCGCTCTTCGACCCCCACCCCACCTCCGACCGATGGGGAACGTGGGTCAGCGCCTATCACCCGATGTACGCGCCCGACGGCTCCGTCGACGCCGTGCTGGGCGTCGACTTCGAAGCTGCCCTCTGGGCCGATCATATCGCCGCCGCACGCCGCACCGTCATCCTCTACATCGCCTTCCTCGCCGCCCTCGTCCTCGCCGGCGCCGCCCTGGCCGAACTCCTGCTCGCGTCCGTCGCGCGCGCCCGGCGCGCCGAACGAGACGCCACCGCCGCCGACCGCGCCAAGACCTTCTTCGTCGCGAACATCTCCCACGAGATCCGCACGCCCATGGCCGCCATCGTCGGCTTCTCCGAACTCCTGCTCGACACCTCCCACACCCCCGCGCAGCGCAGCGACTACGCCCAGATCATCCGGCGCAACGCCTCGCACCTGCTCGTCCTGCTCAACGACCTCCTCGACTTCGCCAAGGCCGACGCCGCCGCACTCCGCATCGAGCGCCGCGCCACGGACCCACGCGACATTCTCGCCGATGTCGTCGAAGCCCTCGCTCCATCGGCCGCCCAGAAGCACCTCGAACTGCGCACCAGCGTCTCCCCCGAAGTTCCCCCCCTCATCGCCGCCGATCCCGTCCGCGTCCGCCAGATCCTCCTGAACCTCGTCGGCAACGCCATCAAGTTCACCCACGCCGGGCGCGTCGACATCTCCGTCTCCTTCGCCACCCCCGGGCGCCTCCTCGTCGACATCAGCGACACCGGCATCGGCCTCTCCCCCGAGCAGATCGCACGCCTCTTCCGCCCCTTCGCCCAGGCCGACGACTCCACCACCCGACGCTTCGGCGGCACGGGCCTGGGCCTCGCCCTCTCCCAGCGCCTCGCCCGCATCATGGGCGGCGACATCGTCGTCTCCAGCACCCCCGGCGCCGGCTCCACCTTCTCCTTCTCCGTCGAGGCCGAACCCCTCACCCACCCCCCCGCCGCTCCCGCCGACCCCTCCCGCACCCCCGATCGCCTCGCCGCCCGTGTCCTCCTCGCCGAGGACGGCCCGGACAACCAGCACCTCTTCACCCACGTCCTCTCGCGCGCGGGCGCCGCCGTCACCGTCGTCGACACCGGTCAGCGCGCCGTCGACGCCGCCCTCGCCGGCGACTTCGACGTCATCCTCATGGACATGCAGATGCCCGACCTCGACGGCTACGAAGCCACCCGCCGCCTCCGCCGTCAGGGCTACGCACGCCCCATCATCGCCCTCACCGCCCACGCCCGCGTCGAAGAGCGCGACGAGTGCTTCGCCGCCGGCTGCGACGACCACGCCACCAAGCCCATCGACCGCGCCCGACTTATCGCCCTCGTCGCTCACTGGCACGAACGCGCCCGCGCCGCCCGCGCCGCGTAGCCCCGCACGCCACGCCCCCGCGCCGCCGCGCGCCTCGCCGCCGGCGCCGCTTGCCGCGAGCGCGCGTGGACGATGTTCCGCGAAGAGCGCATGCTCCGCGAGACGCTCGAAGTCATCGAACGCGCCCGCATCCCGCACATGTCGTGATCCCCGTGCCTGCGTGTACCTGGCTATCCCGCTTGGGTACCCCCGCTTGGGTACCCCCGCACTCCGTGCGGGGTCTTGTACCCCGGTTCCCGCCCTTCCGCCCGTTCCGTATCACCTTCGAAAGCGGTCGCACCATCGGCATCCGGAACCCCGACCTCGTCATTGTCCGCGAAACGGCCTTCGACGTGATCAACATCCTGCGCATCGAGTCGCTCGATCTCACCCAGAACCACAACGGCCTGCCCACGAGCACTCATCCCCGGTCATACCCGCGCGCCGCGCGTCTTCTCCGGCTTTCCGCGCCCCCACGAGCCGCTTCGCCGAATCGGGAGCTTCGTCCGGGCACCCCGGTATCCTCCGTCATGTCCTTCGGGCTCGGACACGGCCGCCAACTCGACGACGCCCCCGGCGTCGTGGGCATCTCGCGCGACGAACTCCCCCCGCTCCCCGACGAGGCCATCACCAACCCGCTCGCCGGGCGCCTCGACCCCCGCGCGTGGTTCCCGTCCCCAGCCGCTCCTTTCGAGATCGAGATCGGCAGCGGCAAGGGCACGTTCCTGCTCGGCGAGGCCGTCGCCCACCCGTCCACCAACTACCTCGGCATCGAGTGGGCCCGCGAGTTCTACCTCTACTCCGCCGACCGCGTCCGCCGGCGCATCCTCTCCAACGTTCGCATGCTGCACACCGACGCCACCGAGTTCCTCCGCTGGCGCGTGCCGGACTCGATCGTCCGCACCATCCACCTTTACTACTCCGACCCGTGGCCCAAGTCCCGCCACCACAAGAACCGCGTCGTGCAGGACCGCTTCCTCGCCGACGCCTGGCGCGTGCTCGTTCCCGGCGGCGAACTCCGCCTCGTGACCGACCACCCGGCCCTCTGGGCCTGGTACGAAGCCTTCGTCGCCCGCTGGACCGCCCCCCCCGACGAGCGCGTCCGCGCCGTCCTCCCGCTCGACCGCCCGCCCTTCGAACGCCTGCCCTTCACCGCGCCCACCTGGGTCGACGACGACGAACTCGTCGGCACCAACTACGAACGCAAGACCCGCGCCGACGGCCGCCCCCCCAACGCCTGCACGCTCCGCAAACTCGCAGCCCCGCACTCCGAACACGGCCCTCGTACCCTCTCCCAGTGACCGCCCGCCCCGCCGTCATCCTGCTCTCCGGAGGCCTCGATTCCGCCGTCTCGCTCGGCGTCGCCCGGCGCGACGGGTTCGCCTGCCACACGCTCAGCGTCGACTACGGCCAGCGTCACCGCGTCGAACTCGCCGCCGCCGCGAAGATCGCCCACGCCTGCGGCGTCGCCTCGCACCGCACCATCGCGCTCGACCTCCGGGCC
Protein-coding regions in this window:
- a CDS encoding serine protein kinase, whose protein sequence is MQEYRANLGRDGGARDAGGAGVPVAGRDLAAAVESRLDRRKFQDHHWTGTFWEYLDTCAQNPGVARNAYQRLYDAIMSHGSERYRAFKKEVVRYTFFTDPFDNGADAIFGLDSALMQLVDCLRSAAEGYGTDKRILLLHGPVGSSKSTIARLLKKGIEHYSRTPEGALYSFSWLLNEQCEVSPIGAGQREAQKTHAFPCPMHEDPLVLIPREAREDVLARLNEAYRPVHHGGRLRLTGEPDPFCRKVFEDLMSFYEGDWRKVMDHVRVRRIVLSEKDRVGIGTFQPKDEKNQDSTELTGDINYRKIAIYGSDSDPRAFNFDGELNIANRGVCEFIEILKLDVAFLYDLLGATQEHTIKPKKFAQTSIDEVILGHTNEPEYKRLQSNEMMEAFRDRTIKIDVPYNIRLDDEVRIYEKDFSTQRIKGIHIAPHTLEVAAMWAVLTRLEEPKKAGLTLLQKLKLYNGKSIPGFTEDSVRELQEETVREGMNGISPRYIQDKISNTLVGRQALEDKGINPFMVLNELEHGLSHHSLISDENTRKRYRELLSVVKEEYEDIIKGEVQRAISADEDAIRRLCANYIENVRAYTQKERVKNKYTGRDDEPDERLMRSIEEKIDIPEGRKDDFRQEIMNYLGALALDGKKFEYNTNARLYRALELKLFEDQRDTIKLKNLVSSVVDDETQKKIDVVKQRLIKNFGYNETSATDVLNYVASIFARGDSKAR
- a CDS encoding ATP-binding protein; translated protein: MQPHADYIILLGICAVVAGAVVRALPRPPTRRVRFAAAILLLLVFAAGFPLTTRAGRVAMDQIRREVSGFAPTYAQELERLGHHRLTDSTPPDDPTYLAVIDAQVRWLRANPGVADIYTFKRRADQVIYFAADSETDYDRDGVHRGPRESRTPVGEVFPEAEDTLRRAFEGESLFDPHPTSDRWGTWVSAYHPMYAPDGSVDAVLGVDFEAALWADHIAAARRTVILYIAFLAALVLAGAALAELLLASVARARRAERDATAADRAKTFFVANISHEIRTPMAAIVGFSELLLDTSHTPAQRSDYAQIIRRNASHLLVLLNDLLDFAKADAAALRIERRATDPRDILADVVEALAPSAAQKHLELRTSVSPEVPPLIAADPVRVRQILLNLVGNAIKFTHAGRVDISVSFATPGRLLVDISDTGIGLSPEQIARLFRPFAQADDSTTRRFGGTGLGLALSQRLARIMGGDIVVSSTPGAGSTFSFSVEAEPLTHPPAAPADPSRTPDRLAARVLLAEDGPDNQHLFTHVLSRAGAAVTVVDTGQRAVDAALAGDFDVILMDMQMPDLDGYEATRRLRRQGYARPIIALTAHARVEERDECFAAGCDDHATKPIDRARLIALVAHWHERARAARAA
- a CDS encoding S41 family peptidase, which translates into the protein MLHLLAAAASLVLLLSPAIAQPPDPPIPAAGDDIALARRALETIHPGYDRYTPRAALDEAWDRLAREASQGMNERALYTRLSEITALIRCSHTKVEPSAPWAAWRADAPSYLPLRLGTSAGATVVLASATPDIRPGDEIRSIDGVPSVTLMGRLVSLVPADGFTDESRWFALGGMSDLDDCEFDHFAPFVQPIANPARIEVRAPSESVSRLVDVPLVTRARRAELLGPPAPANLDEAVSLSFPAPGVGLLRIGTFVAYRKNIAPADIYRPLFERLRDEHARTLIIDLRDNGGGSDSAAIDLLRFLLAEPLTISGKAWVRTYRFGDLTDRLETWDRSVLSLPDQAFTPLDNGYFQLNAQPESFDPLLPTFTGRVIALCGPANQSGATLCLAGLRDRRNATLIGEPTGGSVEGPTAGVILFLPLPHSGFKLRIPAIRSVTGLPATPGRGIDPDITVNTTARDLVAKRDPVLDAALREAARPQP
- a CDS encoding FAD-dependent monooxygenase, which gives rise to MRVLILGGGIGGLAAALALRARGVGAGVMERASAYRAAGAAITLWPNGVRALRALGLDGAVLARGWPLRVSRVRRADGSVISVTPVEGVGERAGAPTIGVHRAALQDVLRGALHDGAVVMGRRCTGLRTDDAHAHARFADGAEHAAELVIGADGLRSVARGFVAGDEPPRDAGYALWRGVCALDDAGLRAGEAFETWAPGVRFGMFQISREDVYWYAGMRDAPEGGYADALPTLRRVFGGWHEPIARALEMTDPERAVRTQIRDRPVPRVWHRGRVVLLGDAAHPMTPDLAQGACTAIEDAVVLAEELGAAGAGGPVTRERLDAALTRYGRRRRARCARLSAQSRRLSALSQWEHPLACRVRDMAAGLVPEWLAARALLRVVG
- the dtd gene encoding D-aminoacyl-tRNA deacylase, giving the protein MRAVVQRVLSASVTVESAVVSSIDHGLLVLVGLDIADTEHDAAWLAEKLAHVRIFEDAEGKMNRSVLDVAGAVLLVPNFTLAGDARKGRRPSFDRAMRPEHAEPLFARLADLVRARGVRVQTGVFRAEMRVALVNDGPVTIILDSPGPPPA